From the genome of Medicago truncatula cultivar Jemalong A17 chromosome 2, MtrunA17r5.0-ANR, whole genome shotgun sequence:
TCTTTCTAAACATTGATTTGTACTACACATGAATTTTTGGTCTTTCTTCCTAGactatatatgaatataaatttTCAGGTGGTGACGATGGAAGCTGTGCGCGGCATAAATATTCCAATGTACACCACTCTTAGAAGAACTAGTGTGGCATTCACAATGATTATGGAGTATTTTCTATCAGGAAAGAAACATTCAAGTTTTGTTCTTGGAAGGTATGGTACTCTCATTGCTCTAGTATCTGATCGTTGTACTTGGATCATtcatgataatgataatgaaagTGACTATGTTTTGTTGTCGACGTGGCATAAAACCTAATGTAGAACCATTCAGATGGATTTATAATATACCTGTTTAATGCCACGTCAACAAAAAACTAGCCAAATCACCACTCTTCGATCCAAAAATCTGAATGAGGCTTAACGATATCAATTAACCGATTAGTTTGCTTAAGAAAATGAGCACTTTAGTTCTGCGTAgctaataaattttttaattaattcttaGTGATTATTACGCCTTAATTAATTTGCCTAACGGATTAAGGGATTTAATAGTGTCGGGATTATCATAGCTGGTGCTTTGGTTGCTGGAGCTAGAGACTTATCATTTGATGCTTATGCCTATACAGTTGTTTTCATAGAAAACATGTGCAAAGCAGTGTACCTTGCTTCAATCTCTCGTGTTGGTAAGATGAACAATGTTTCTTGCTATGTCACATTCATTTGACTATTTTTTGAGTCTATCATTGAATCTCATATACTACTTGAAAATTTTTCATAGGTAAAGCTAGTGGTCTCAATATATTTGGTCTTCTATGGAGCAATGGTAAGATTTAGTGTTAATCATTTTATCTCCTATTTCATTGATTTTGAAGATCACAGTAATTGGACTCATCTTAACTTAAccctttctttttcatttttagtgTTGATTTGTGGACCAATAATGTTTCTTTGGTCCTTGCTTAGAGGTGATCTACAATCAACACTCAACTTTCCATACCTGTTCTCTCCTGGATTTCAGGTGCTTCTTCATACCAAATGATTAGAGCATTGccaatcttttttatttcattgataatttggaggcattatttgatTTACTGCATTGGAATCTTTGGCAGGTTGTAATGGTTATGTCATGTGCTTTTACTTTCTTTATAAACTACATTGTAGTTTTGAATACAACTGTCAACTCAGCACTTACACAAGCAATCTGTGGTAATTTAAAGGTTAGTTATGTTTCTACATTATCAACTATCTAAATTTTGCACTAACCATaagctatgaagcactgacaca
Proteins encoded in this window:
- the LOC11406402 gene encoding UDP-N-acetylglucosamine transporter UGNT1; translation: MESTKNLLPLSDDVKQSQETEHKGPTMTRQGVYAALSYMASSVLLVMFNKAALTSYSFPFTNVITLTQMVCAFVILYVLKSLKMISFTTGESQNSYKSTNSIIFVSFSTLVYTVPLALTYLLFMVVTMEAVRGINIPMYTTLRRTSVAFTMIMEYFLSGKKHSSFVLGSVGIIIAGALVAGARDLSFDAYAYTVVFIENMCKAVYLASISRVGKASGLNIFGLLWSNVLICGPIMFLWSLLRGDLQSTLNFPYLFSPGFQVVMVMSCAFTFFINYIVVLNTTVNSALTQAICGNLKDVFTSGIGWALFGGLPYDLFNVLGQTLGFLGSCLYAYCKLQGI